Proteins encoded together in one Misgurnus anguillicaudatus unplaced genomic scaffold, ASM2758022v2 HiC_scaffold_34, whole genome shotgun sequence window:
- the LOC141363327 gene encoding uncharacterized protein, which produces MSDCYERVKSELQQMKAPGDEVETEAAEEQLSPALLSSVPADVPTSRRDISKSGINGRSRSKSRSKADGKQVSDLKADNLREKATNRVSNEQNLQVKGTGKILRSKCAANGHVESCPGQTDGKCEDHGREDGSKVGKKRRTVTVDISKAKTSLEALKLSIRELKWKEFPMGRRTACDIYWHGVSFHDTENIVSGQVNKFPGKPHKMLHFSW; this is translated from the exons ATGAGCGATTGTTACGAGAGAGTGAAAAGTGAGCTCCAGCAAATGAAGGCACCTGGAGATGAGGTGGAGACCGAGGCCGCGGAGGAGCAGCTGTCCCCGGCCTTACTGTCTTCTGTTCCCGCTGATGTCCCCACTTCTCGGAGAGACATTTCCAAGAGTGGCATAAACGGGAGAAGTCGGAGTAAAAGCAGGAGCAAAGCGGACGGCAAGCAAGTGTCGGATCTGAAGGCGGATAATTTACGAGAGAAAGCAACAAACCGTGTAAGCAATGAGCAAAACCTTCAGGTTAAGGGGACAGGAAAGATTTTAAGGAGTAAATGTGCTGCAAACGGTCACGTTGAGTCATGCCCTGGACAAACCGATGGAAAATGTGAGGATCATGGCAGAGAGGATGGAAGCAAAGTGGGCAAAAAGAGAAGAACTGTGACGGTGGACATATCTAAAGCGAAGACGTCCCTCGAAGCGCTTAAACTCAGCATCAGGGAACTGAAGTGGAAAGAG TTTCCGATGGGTAGGCGGACAGCCTGTGATATCTACTGGCATGGTGTCTCTTTTCATGACACCGAAAACATAGTTTCTGGGCAGGTCAACAAGTTTCCAGGTAAACCTCACAAAATGTTGCACTTTTCTTGGTAA